The following proteins are encoded in a genomic region of Hippocampus zosterae strain Florida chromosome 2, ASM2543408v3, whole genome shotgun sequence:
- the LOC127593408 gene encoding LIM domain and actin-binding protein 1-like isoform X1 translates to MTFLQSPSFPFDSATNPARGPPPPFPSCTRSLSPSPHTLLRHEPVWAGPHRLRLGAERRVASTHPRRFLLAPRSSFLFTGEVPREQSSGGNGGDTAGMEQLLGDGSFAESTPLRDRMALYQAAISKQDTSPVNNDLQETFGGKQKENVPPFSLDASPEAELPNNRKSFNADNNGLGAGNAACCSAAKSPKSFRPAVRDACVSCRKTVYPLERLVANRQIFHSACFRCCHCNTKLSLVNYASLHNSVYCKPHFCQLFKAKGNYDEGFGHRPHKELWESKGEAGETAAPSTPTPSPRGSESPPSAGPGVEDSPLAKVNVLTATMEALGQGTPEKSRRPSDARRLKISWPPRTQGDGSRGGAATPADPTCKPVRAKWPPEDDAVAAADDSLPPERAGEASRFPRSSSKERRMPFTPAEQASEEPPSTEPQPDGPLPDRAEDSCGDVGGGFGEEGDHVSEGEGPGVPEKGGRDQVKGEDGWKRQLAAEVGALGPPRAEDKDQEEEKAKPNPCAQEEEAGVSRSARDEGREAAEPKPEPEPLSVEEMIKRNRYYDDDDDEEDF, encoded by the exons ATGACGTTCCTTCAATCGCCCTCCTTCCCTTTTGACAGCGCTACCAATCCAGcgcgaggaccccccccccctttccccagCTGCACCCGCTCCCTCTCCCCTTCGCCTCATACCCTCTTGCGTCACGAGCCAGTCTGGGCCGGCCCACACCGTCTGCGCCTCGGAGCCGAGCGCCGCGTGGCCTCAACGCATCCGCGCCGGTTTCTTCTTGCCCCTCGGTCGTCGTTTCTCTTCACGGGTGAG GTGCCTCGAGAGCAGTCGAGCGGCGGAAACGGTGGCGATACGGCCGGCATGGAGCAACTTCTGGGGG ACGGAAGTTTCGCAGAATCGACTCCTCTCCGAGACAGGATGGCCCTCTACCAAGCTGCCATCTCCAAGCAGGACACCTCCCCGGTCAAT AACGATCTGCAAGAAACATTTGGTGGCAAACAGAAGGAGAACGTCCCACCCTTCTCCCTGGACGCG AGTCCAGAAGCCGAGTTGCCAAACAACAGAAAAAGTTTCAACGCCGACAACAATG GTCTCGGTGCCGGCAACGCCGCTTGCTGCTCTGCGGCCAAAAGCCCAAAG AGTTTCCGTCCGGCCGTTCGGGACGCCTGCGTGTCCTGCCGCAAGACGGTGTATCCTCTGGAGAGGCTGGTGGCCAATCGTCAGATCTTCCACAGCGCTTGTTTCCGCTGCTGTCACTGCAACACCAAACTCAG TTTGGTCAACTACGCGTCCCTGCACAACAGCGTGTATTGCAAGCCGCACTTCTGCCAGCTCTTCAAGGCCAAGGGCAACTACGACGAGGGCTTCGGCCACCGGCCCCACAAGGAGTTGTGGGAAAGCAAAGGCGAGGCGGGGGAGACGGCCGCCCCGTCGACGCCCACGCCTTCGCCGCGGGGCTCGGAGAGCCCGCCTTCCGCCGGCCCCGGCGTGGAGGACTCCCCGCTGGCCAAGGTCAACGTCCTGACCGCCACCATGGAGGCCCTGGGACAAGGAACCCCGGAGAAAAGCCGCAGGCCGTCGGATGCGCGCAGGCTGAAAATCTCCTGGCCGCCACGAACGCAGGGCGACGGCAGCCGCGGCGGAGCCGCGACGCCGGCGGACCCCACCTGCAAGCCCGTCCGAGCCAAGTGGCCCCCGGAGGACGATGCCGTTGCCGCCGCCGACGACTCCTTGCCGCCCGAACGAGCCGGTGAAGCTTCCCGCTTCCCGAGGAGCTCCTCGAAGGAGCGCCGCATGCCCTTCACGCCGGCAGAACAAGCTTCCGAGGAACCGCCGAGCACGGAGCCGCAGCCCGACGGCCCGTTGCCGGACCGCGCAGAGGACAGCTGCGGGGATGTCGGCGGCGGCTTTGGAGAGGAGGGTGACCACGTGTCAGAGGGGGAGGGCCCAGGCGTGCCGGAGAAAGGAGGTCGAGACCAGGTGAAGGGAGAAGACGGGTGGAAGCGCCAACTCGCCGCCGAGGTCGGTGCTTTGGGTCCGCCTCGAGCGGAGGACAAAgaccaggaagaagaaaaggcgaAACCCAACCCTTGCGCTCAGGAGGAAGAGGCCGGGGTCAGCCGCTCGGCGCGGGACGAGGGCCGAGAAGCCGCCGAGCCAAAGCCAGAGCCCGAGCCACTCAGCGTGGAGGAAATGATCAAGCGAAATCGCTActacgacgatgacgacgacgaggaggattTCTGA
- the LOC127593408 gene encoding LIM domain and actin-binding protein 1-like isoform X2, translated as MEAKAGGVAEQREGAAEGAPGPERPSVPLNDLKMIFEKGEAEQVPREQSSGGNGGDTAGMEQLLGDGSFAESTPLRDRMALYQAAISKQDTSPVNNDLQETFGGKQKENVPPFSLDASPEAELPNNRKSFNADNNGLGAGNAACCSAAKSPKSFRPAVRDACVSCRKTVYPLERLVANRQIFHSACFRCCHCNTKLSLVNYASLHNSVYCKPHFCQLFKAKGNYDEGFGHRPHKELWESKGEAGETAAPSTPTPSPRGSESPPSAGPGVEDSPLAKVNVLTATMEALGQGTPEKSRRPSDARRLKISWPPRTQGDGSRGGAATPADPTCKPVRAKWPPEDDAVAAADDSLPPERAGEASRFPRSSSKERRMPFTPAEQASEEPPSTEPQPDGPLPDRAEDSCGDVGGGFGEEGDHVSEGEGPGVPEKGGRDQVKGEDGWKRQLAAEVGALGPPRAEDKDQEEEKAKPNPCAQEEEAGVSRSARDEGREAAEPKPEPEPLSVEEMIKRNRYYDDDDDEEDF; from the exons ATGGAGGCGAAGGCCGGCGGAGTTGCGGAGCAGCGGGAAGGAGCGGCCGAGGGGGCGCCCGGCCCGGAAAGACCGAGCGTTCCCCTCAATGACCTGAAGATGATTTTCGAGAAGGGCGAGGCGGAGCAG GTGCCTCGAGAGCAGTCGAGCGGCGGAAACGGTGGCGATACGGCCGGCATGGAGCAACTTCTGGGGG ACGGAAGTTTCGCAGAATCGACTCCTCTCCGAGACAGGATGGCCCTCTACCAAGCTGCCATCTCCAAGCAGGACACCTCCCCGGTCAAT AACGATCTGCAAGAAACATTTGGTGGCAAACAGAAGGAGAACGTCCCACCCTTCTCCCTGGACGCG AGTCCAGAAGCCGAGTTGCCAAACAACAGAAAAAGTTTCAACGCCGACAACAATG GTCTCGGTGCCGGCAACGCCGCTTGCTGCTCTGCGGCCAAAAGCCCAAAG AGTTTCCGTCCGGCCGTTCGGGACGCCTGCGTGTCCTGCCGCAAGACGGTGTATCCTCTGGAGAGGCTGGTGGCCAATCGTCAGATCTTCCACAGCGCTTGTTTCCGCTGCTGTCACTGCAACACCAAACTCAG TTTGGTCAACTACGCGTCCCTGCACAACAGCGTGTATTGCAAGCCGCACTTCTGCCAGCTCTTCAAGGCCAAGGGCAACTACGACGAGGGCTTCGGCCACCGGCCCCACAAGGAGTTGTGGGAAAGCAAAGGCGAGGCGGGGGAGACGGCCGCCCCGTCGACGCCCACGCCTTCGCCGCGGGGCTCGGAGAGCCCGCCTTCCGCCGGCCCCGGCGTGGAGGACTCCCCGCTGGCCAAGGTCAACGTCCTGACCGCCACCATGGAGGCCCTGGGACAAGGAACCCCGGAGAAAAGCCGCAGGCCGTCGGATGCGCGCAGGCTGAAAATCTCCTGGCCGCCACGAACGCAGGGCGACGGCAGCCGCGGCGGAGCCGCGACGCCGGCGGACCCCACCTGCAAGCCCGTCCGAGCCAAGTGGCCCCCGGAGGACGATGCCGTTGCCGCCGCCGACGACTCCTTGCCGCCCGAACGAGCCGGTGAAGCTTCCCGCTTCCCGAGGAGCTCCTCGAAGGAGCGCCGCATGCCCTTCACGCCGGCAGAACAAGCTTCCGAGGAACCGCCGAGCACGGAGCCGCAGCCCGACGGCCCGTTGCCGGACCGCGCAGAGGACAGCTGCGGGGATGTCGGCGGCGGCTTTGGAGAGGAGGGTGACCACGTGTCAGAGGGGGAGGGCCCAGGCGTGCCGGAGAAAGGAGGTCGAGACCAGGTGAAGGGAGAAGACGGGTGGAAGCGCCAACTCGCCGCCGAGGTCGGTGCTTTGGGTCCGCCTCGAGCGGAGGACAAAgaccaggaagaagaaaaggcgaAACCCAACCCTTGCGCTCAGGAGGAAGAGGCCGGGGTCAGCCGCTCGGCGCGGGACGAGGGCCGAGAAGCCGCCGAGCCAAAGCCAGAGCCCGAGCCACTCAGCGTGGAGGAAATGATCAAGCGAAATCGCTActacgacgatgacgacgacgaggaggattTCTGA